GGTGGACTCTGTCCGTGCTGACCGCGGCGTGGAATCCACCATGCTGATAGATGCCGGTGACACCATCCAAGGCACCTCCCTGACCGACTATTTCGCCAACACGGAGCCGATCACCGAGACCGGGGAAATCCATCCCATGGCTGCGGCAATGAATTCCATGGACTACGACGCCGCGGCGCTGGGTAATCATGAATTCAACTACGGCCTCGAATTGCTGCGCGAGTTTGAAGGCCAGTTGGACTTCCCGCTGCTCGGAGCCAACGCCGTAGACGCCGCAACGGACAAACCTGCCTTCACCCCGTACATCATCAAGACGGTCAAGACCAAGGGCAACAAACCCGTGAAGGTCGGGGTTCTGGGACTCACCAATCCCGGGGTGGCCATTTGGGACAAGAACAACGTTGACGGGAAGCTCGAATTTCCCGGCATCGTGGAGCAGGCACAGAAATACGTTCCGGAAATGAAGGCCCGCGGCGCCGACGTGGTGGTGGTGAGCGCCCACTCGGGAACCTCCGGCACCTCCTCCTACGGTGACGACCTGCCGCTGGAAAACGCCTCCACCCAGCTGGCTGAAACCGTGCCCGGCATCGACGCCATCCTGGTGGGCCATGCCCATCAGGAAATCCCGGAACGCTTCGTGGCCAACAAGACCACTGGCGAGAAGGTCCTGCTGACCGAGCCGCTGAACTGGGGCATGCGGCTGTCCGTAATGGACTTCGAACTGACCAAGGTGCGCGGGCAGTGGGACGTGACCTCGGCGTCGGCGTCCCTGTTGAACGCCAACACCGTCGAGGCGGACCCCGTGGTCTCCAAGCTGGTAGCCGAACAGCACCAGCGCGTGATCGACTACGTCAACACGCCCGTCGGCAATGCCACCGAGTCGATGCCCGCGGAGGAGTCCCGGTACCGCGACACCGCCGTGATGGACTTCGTGAATTCCGTCCAGGCCCAGGCGATGGACCGGGCGCTCGACGGCGGCCCCAACGCCGACCTGCCGGTGCTCTCCCTGGTGGCACCCTTCAGCCGCACCGCGGAAATTCCCGCCGGTCCGGTCACCATCCGGGACCTTGCCGGTTTGTACGTCTTCCCGAACACCCTGTTCGGCGTCGAAATGACCGGTGCACAGGTCAAGGAGTACCTGGAGTACTCGGCGAAGTACTTCACCCAGACCGCCCCCGGCGCACCGGTGGATCCCGCCACGCTGACCAATGCGGGCGGCACCCCCGACTACAACTACGACATGATGTCCGGCGTCGACTACGACATCGACATCAGCCGCCCGGTGGGGGAGCGCATCGTCAACCTGAGCTTCAACGGGGCTCCGGTGGATCCGGCCCAGCGGTTTGCCGTGGCAACCAACAACTACCGGCAGTCCGGCGGCGGGAACTTCCCGCACATTTCCACGGCTCCGGTGCTGGTGAACCAGCAGACGGAAATCCGGCAGCTGCTCATCGACTATGTGGTGGCCCAGGGGACCGTGGATCCGGCTGATTTTGCCGAGAACAACTGGCGACTGGTACGCAACGGGGTGCCTGTCTTCGAATAGCCGGGCGCCGGGCAGCTGACAGGGCCGGGATGGCCGGACCCAATCGTCCGGTTATCCGGGCGTGCCCAAGCCGAATTAGACAGCACGCTTAGGAAATCCAGCGGGTTTTGTCTAAGCTTAACTGCAGAACGCGCGGGCGCCTCGTGCTCCCGTTGCATGCACCGCTACGAAGGGACCAGAACCATGATCGGATTCATCATTGCAGGGCTTGTCATCGGAGCCCTCGCGCGGCTGATCAAGCCGGGCCGGCAGAACCTGGGAATCGTTGCGACTCTCCTTCTGGGCCTTGTCGGCTCCGTCATCGGCGGAGTCATCGCGAGCCTGCTGGGCACCGGCGACATCTGGGAGCTCAACATCCTTGGCTTCATCGTCGCCGTTGTCGCCGCCATCCTGCTGATCGGCGTCGCCGAGGGCGTTGCCGGGCGCGGCAAGGGCAACCAGGTCCGCCGCTAGACCGCACCATTAACCAAGCCGTCCCGGCACTCGACGCGTACAACGCGTTGAGTGCCGGGACGGCTTGGTTTAAGGCTGCTTTTTCAGCCGGAAACAATGCTCAGGGTTCGGGCCCGGTCTAGGCCGATACGGGCTGCCGGCTGCTCTGCCGTTGCGCCGGGAGTTCCGACCTCGGTGCGGCCTGGGCCTCACGATCTTGAATCTCCGCTTGAAGGGAGAGGTAGAACGCCAGAAGCCCTTCAACGAGGGGGCCGTCTTCAAGTTGGATAAACGCCTGATCGCACAGGGATTCAAGCGTGCTGTCCGTCATTGCGGAAAAGTCCGCAAACAGGTCAATGGAAACAATGGGACGTTGGGTCATTGAGCATCCTAAACAGAGGAACCCGGGCCCGCGTCTAAACCAAGGGATTACCACCCTAACCTGTTCGGCACCCTATGTAAATACGGCCGATAGGGGGAAGGTTCACTTAGATTGGGGCCATGGAAAATGACACCCGAGTGGAACCGCCCGAGACAGCAGGCGAACGTGAGACCCTGATCGGTTTCCTGGACTACTTCCGGGCCACAGTGCACCTGAAGGCGGCAGGACTCAGCGACGCCGACGGCGCCAAGCAGCTACTGCCGTCCCTCACAACGGTCTCCGGACTCGTTCAGCACTTGACCGACGTCGAGCAGTTCTGGTTCCTGGACCGGATAGACGGACAGCAGGGGGTGCCGACACGGTGGTCCGAAGAGGACCCGGACGGCGAGTTCCGCGTCTCCGAGTCAGACAGCCTGGCCGGGCTGCTCGCCGACTATGGCGCTGCCTGCAGCCGGTCGCGGGAAGTGTTGGCGCGGTACGACCTGGAGGACCGCTGCCGGGGCGGCAACGGGGGACAGAGCGTGCGCTGGGTGCTGGTGCACATGATTGAGGAAACCGGCCGGCACTGTGGACACCTGGACATTCTGCGCGAGCTGCTGGACGGCTCCACCGGCGACTAGTCCGTCAGGCGAGCACCGTCCGAACCGGATCTGGTCCAGTAGTACATCTTGACGAGTGCACCGCGCTGGCGCTGCTGCTCGGTCCGCACCGGATGGAATCCGGCCCTGCGCGCAACCGCCTCACTTAGGCTGTTTCCGTAAATGGTGCGCAGGGCGACCTGGGGAATGCCGCTGGCCAGTGCCCAGTCGCTGAGTCCACGCGTGGCGGCAGTGGCGGCGCCTCGGCCGCGGCCGGAGGGCAACAGTGCATACATAAGCTCCGGCGTGCCGTCCACCGTGGATGAGATTCCCGCTGTGCCCAGCACCTCATTGCCCTCCCGCAGCGAGTACCGGGCCAGGAGGCTCTCGCCGCGGGCTTCCGCTGCCCGGCTCATACGGTAACGGGCCCGATCCTCGCTGAGGTCCGGCGGGAAAAGGGTCCAGCGGATGACGTCGCCGTCCCTGGACAGGGCCTGCTCAAGGCGCCAGTCCGCCGCCGTCAGGATGTGGAGGGTGAACCTCCCCACCTGGATTGTGTCCGGGGTCTGCGCGAGAAGTGGCATCCGCCATTATTGCGCCCTCAGTCAGGGCTACCCAACCCCTCAGGCAGGTTCCGCGTGTCCGGCCACGGGAACTGCTTCCAACAGGGTCTTCAGCCCCGCGTAGATGCCCGGTGTGTCGTGGTCCACGGAAACGGCAGAGGCTCCGTGCAGCCCGGTGATGCGGACGGTCAGATCACACCCGTCTCCGGCTTGTTCCAGGGTGTATTCGAGGACACCGGGAGATTCGCCGGCCACCGTTCCATCCCATTCCGGGTTAAAGGTCAGGGCCAGGCGTACGGGGGCCTCCACTGCCAGGACCGTTCCGGTGATCAGGTCCTCGCCGTCGTAGCGGAAGGCATAGGAGCTGCCCTCCGCCAACGATCCGGTCAGGACCGAGTCCCACATCCAGGCCTTCGGGGTGTCGGCGGCAGTCAACTCTGCCCAGATCCGGCCGGGAGGTGCTGCGATGTGCGTGCGGTAGATCGTCGAAGCTGTCTCGTCCATAGTGGATCCGCTTTCCTGTGGGGTGGCACTACCGGGTGCCGTCGCGGGTGACGATAATCCATACATGCCCGAACCGCTATCCCTCCGCCCACGTACCGCCCAGGACCTGGACACCATCATCAGTTGGATTCCCGACGACGCCGCGCTTTTGATGTTTGCCGGCCCCCGGCTGTCGTGGCCGCCAACCGGTGCACAGTTCGCGGAACCGGCTGCCGTGCCGGGACTCACCTCTTGGGTAATGTGTGCCGGGCGGACACCGCCGCTTGGGCATGCCGAGCTGACCGTACGGAACGGGCACGCGCATATTGCTCGGGTCATCGTAAACCCGTTATTTCGGGGGCAGGGGCTTTCGAAACGGTTGATGCGGATGGTCGTGGGACGAGCCCGCGCCCAGGGCGCCCGGAGCGCGGGGTTGAGGGTCATCAAGGGGAACACCGTCGCCCTGCGGGCCTACCAACAGCTGGGTTTCGTGATCGATCCACGCGGGGAAACCGCGGAGGCCTGGGTGCTTGAACTGGATCTGGGGGAGCCGGCAGCCAACGGTTAGGCAACGGGCGCCGTCCCGTGCATGGCGGTGCGGGCAGGCCGATGCCACACTGCTGGTACTGTAAGACGCCGGGATTTTTCGGGTTAGGTAATGGGGGACGAGATCAGAACAACAGCCACCGACGAACAGAGCACCGCGCTCCCACGTCATTTGTCGTCCTCGCATCGGGCTCCGCGCCGCACCAACCGTGCCACATTCACGTGGGTGTTGGTCGCCCTGGTTTGCTCCGCTGCCGGGTTTGGGACAGTCGTGGCAGTCCGGGGAGCCGGAGGCCTCGTCGGATGGGGCAGCTTGGTTCTGTTGGCCGGGATGATCATGCTTACTCCCGTAGCCAGGTCTTTTTCGCTTCGGATCCTGCTCGGCATCATCGGATTGGCCGGTATCTCCCCGTTTCTGTGGTGGATCAAAGCCGACGTGCTGTTTACGGACCGGGGCACTATCCTTCTGGCGCTGGCAGCGGGGGCCCTGTGCGGTTCAGCCGGCGCCGGGGCTGTCAGGGGCTTGTCCCTGCGGAGGCTGCTGCCGGAGTTCCGTTCCATGGACGCCCTCCCGATCCTTGCCGGCGCTGCGTCTACCTGGGTTGTCCATAATTACCTCTTGTCCAGAAGCCTCGACTCCACCCTGTTCCTCCTGACGCGGTCGTGGGATTTTGCCCCGCACTTCAACATGTTCAACATGATCCGGAACCACGGCTCAGTGATCGCGGTGCTTCCGCCGGCATTCGACGGCAGCGCGTGGACCGCCTCAGCCTATCCGCAGGGGTATCACGCCCTGCTGGCGTCCCTCGCGGAGATTTCCATGGGCAATGAAGCCATGGACGTTGCCGGTGAAGCTACCCTGTTCCTCAAGCTTGTAGGGGTCAGTTCCATCCTCGGGACCGTTCTGGTGGTTTCGGCGCTGACTGCCCTGCCGGTATTCCGGCGCCGTCTGGCAGTGACGGCACCGTTGACGGCGTTGGCGTGCGCCGCCTGGGTCGTGGGCCCGGGAGGCATCCCGGTGTTCAACGCGTTCCCCAATTTTGGACTCGCCGTGGCCCTCTCCATTGCTGCCATAGCGCTGGTACACCTGCGGACACTCCTGCATCCCCTTGTCTCGTCAGCGGCTTTGGTGCTTGCCGTCGTAGGAGTGGCACACGGCTGGATCCTGCTGCTCGTCCTTTGCCTCCCGGCGGTTATCGTCTATGCCGCGTATCTGCTGTCGCACCGCCGCGACTGGCGCTGGCCGGAACTCACGGGCCAGGTATTGATTATCGGCATCGGCCTTGCAGGCGTACTGGCGGCGGCCTGGCAGCTTCGGAAAATGTCCGCCGGGGAAGTGCTGAACACTGATGGCGGGATGCATGAAACGGATCCCGGCCTGACCCTCATTTTCGTTTTCGCGACTGCCGCGGTGGTCTGGGCGCTGGCAGCGTCACGCGGGACCCGATCCCGCACCATGCAGAGGCATTCTGCCTGGCTTCTGGCCACACCGCTTTACGCGGCCGTGCTGCTCATCGCCTTGGCGGTGTTCCAGCTGACAAGCGCTGACGAGATCACGTATTACTTCCACAAGTCGATGCTGGCAGTGGAACTGGTTGCGGTGGTCTGCGCAGTCATTGGCGCCGGTGAACTTCTACTCCCGCGGATCCGCGCAATGGCGGATCGGCGTACGGTTACCGCGGCATCCGTCCTTGCAACGCTCTGTGCCACCCATTTCTTTGGTGCCCCGTACACGGGCCTGGACGAAAAGGGACTGAAGGCCTCGGCATTTGGCTCGGAGGTTGCTGTCAACCAGGACAAGTCACTGTCCGGGCCGCTCCCTAAGCCAATCGAGAAGCTTGAGGCCATGGCCGTTCCAGGCAGGCAGCCGTTTATCTATGTCGGGCACGATGTCGGCACTGATCCGCTGCTGATGGCCCAGTGGTCCCTGACGCTGCAGGGTATCTGGTCAGAAGGCGTCCAGCCGGCAATTCC
This genomic stretch from Arthrobacter sp. zg-Y1110 harbors:
- a CDS encoding bifunctional UDP-sugar hydrolase/5'-nucleotidase, with protein sequence MTPAAAAPPEHAGKDQKTSVTVMGTSDMHGYVENWDYFKDGEYDDAAHNDVGLAKVSTLVDSVRADRGVESTMLIDAGDTIQGTSLTDYFANTEPITETGEIHPMAAAMNSMDYDAAALGNHEFNYGLELLREFEGQLDFPLLGANAVDAATDKPAFTPYIIKTVKTKGNKPVKVGVLGLTNPGVAIWDKNNVDGKLEFPGIVEQAQKYVPEMKARGADVVVVSAHSGTSGTSSYGDDLPLENASTQLAETVPGIDAILVGHAHQEIPERFVANKTTGEKVLLTEPLNWGMRLSVMDFELTKVRGQWDVTSASASLLNANTVEADPVVSKLVAEQHQRVIDYVNTPVGNATESMPAEESRYRDTAVMDFVNSVQAQAMDRALDGGPNADLPVLSLVAPFSRTAEIPAGPVTIRDLAGLYVFPNTLFGVEMTGAQVKEYLEYSAKYFTQTAPGAPVDPATLTNAGGTPDYNYDMMSGVDYDIDISRPVGERIVNLSFNGAPVDPAQRFAVATNNYRQSGGGNFPHISTAPVLVNQQTEIRQLLIDYVVAQGTVDPADFAENNWRLVRNGVPVFE
- a CDS encoding GlsB/YeaQ/YmgE family stress response membrane protein codes for the protein MIGFIIAGLVIGALARLIKPGRQNLGIVATLLLGLVGSVIGGVIASLLGTGDIWELNILGFIVAVVAAILLIGVAEGVAGRGKGNQVRR
- a CDS encoding DinB family protein encodes the protein MENDTRVEPPETAGERETLIGFLDYFRATVHLKAAGLSDADGAKQLLPSLTTVSGLVQHLTDVEQFWFLDRIDGQQGVPTRWSEEDPDGEFRVSESDSLAGLLADYGAACSRSREVLARYDLEDRCRGGNGGQSVRWVLVHMIEETGRHCGHLDILRELLDGSTGD
- a CDS encoding GNAT family N-acetyltransferase, whose protein sequence is MPLLAQTPDTIQVGRFTLHILTAADWRLEQALSRDGDVIRWTLFPPDLSEDRARYRMSRAAEARGESLLARYSLREGNEVLGTAGISSTVDGTPELMYALLPSGRGRGAATAATRGLSDWALASGIPQVALRTIYGNSLSEAVARRAGFHPVRTEQQRQRGALVKMYYWTRSGSDGARLTD
- a CDS encoding SRPBCC domain-containing protein, whose product is MDETASTIYRTHIAAPPGRIWAELTAADTPKAWMWDSVLTGSLAEGSSYAFRYDGEDLITGTVLAVEAPVRLALTFNPEWDGTVAGESPGVLEYTLEQAGDGCDLTVRITGLHGASAVSVDHDTPGIYAGLKTLLEAVPVAGHAEPA
- a CDS encoding GNAT family N-acetyltransferase, which gives rise to MPEPLSLRPRTAQDLDTIISWIPDDAALLMFAGPRLSWPPTGAQFAEPAAVPGLTSWVMCAGRTPPLGHAELTVRNGHAHIARVIVNPLFRGQGLSKRLMRMVVGRARAQGARSAGLRVIKGNTVALRAYQQLGFVIDPRGETAEAWVLELDLGEPAANG